In one Flammeovirga yaeyamensis genomic region, the following are encoded:
- a CDS encoding SusC/RagA family TonB-linked outer membrane protein produces MSKAYDFFKIILTLAMLSIVPVDLYAQDVLLKGRVTDADSNEPLPGVNVIIQNTTQGTTTNFDGEFTLAVASGESIVVSYIGYTEQIVPITTQTKLDIKLSVDVEALDEVVVIGYGTQKKKEITGAVGSVKSEDILKVPTSDLGESLQGQIAGVDVQASSGRPGAEANIQIRGIVSAKSAGGPLYIVDGIPFQGNPNIAPEQIKSIDVLKDGAAASVYGTRAAGGVILITTKRGEEGKLSVDFSAYAGIQNITSNTPLNNHQEQLYVDHNRIASEGGMQNLYLFNPNAGYNDSDYVGDVQNNNAVMQSYNLGVSGGSKNLKFNVSTNYFNQDGVLINSGFERFTTRMNGEYTQGKFKAFASVGITDEKRQQEPWGLYELAIAQKPWVPSLSQNTPVGGNGLIVETEQVENFGYLATQLSNENNTDVMSTNLALALEYEIVKGLKYKASFGRNTYSSENVFFQPQLLIYREDGSLAAGASQMESRMTINQYLSNSTTFENILSYNKSFGKHNLGVTAVYSFEEYNNETRTVMTEGLLDNQTKVLSSGSVAFLPQQYLSTNTLVGKLLRAQYNYDNRYLVSLSVRNDGSSNFSKDNRYGTFYGASAGWNVSEEQFFKNSVLNNFMTGLKVRASFGEVGNQSISPYSFMPRIESGVDYTFGMGQNERLATGAVFRRYVNPDLKWETTISRNIGVDLGFFNDRLTVSYDYYNNNKEDMLLDQTIPPSFGTSVTEPAGGNATPYTSILVNAGNMTNKGHEVAIGYKHLHENGFQWGVTYTFSRNVNEVTDLNGVEGFAFRGGIPVQTRAGFQDHTTFLKEGYPAGSFFLLESQGVIKNEEQLKAYNESLPGVQAELGDMMYRDVNGDGVIDDNDRVYAGSGQAKFNMGMGINASYKNFDLFVQMYYSHGAMIYNGSNLYAYGMGRHKDMQYAWSPANPDSNIAAVRSNSEHPNTRSSSDFFLEDGTYLRFRNITLGYTLPKKLFNNKVNQLRFYVTAQNPFTITGYKGYDPEVGGDGLYMRGVDTGSYPITRRFLGGVKFNF; encoded by the coding sequence ATGAGTAAAGCTTATGATTTTTTTAAAATTATTCTGACTCTAGCAATGCTCTCAATCGTTCCGGTTGATTTGTATGCGCAGGATGTTTTATTAAAAGGGCGAGTGACAGACGCCGATTCGAATGAGCCATTACCTGGGGTAAACGTTATTATTCAAAACACGACTCAAGGTACAACAACTAACTTTGACGGGGAATTTACACTTGCCGTTGCTAGTGGAGAATCTATTGTAGTTTCTTACATTGGTTACACAGAGCAAATTGTCCCAATTACAACGCAAACGAAACTTGATATTAAATTAAGCGTAGACGTTGAAGCTTTAGATGAAGTAGTTGTAATTGGTTACGGTACACAAAAGAAGAAAGAAATTACAGGTGCTGTTGGATCTGTAAAGTCTGAGGATATCTTGAAAGTACCTACTTCAGATCTTGGCGAATCTTTACAAGGTCAAATTGCTGGTGTAGATGTACAAGCAAGTTCAGGTCGTCCTGGTGCTGAGGCAAATATCCAAATTCGTGGTATTGTTTCTGCAAAGTCTGCTGGTGGTCCACTTTACATTGTTGATGGAATTCCATTCCAAGGCAATCCAAACATTGCTCCAGAGCAAATTAAAAGTATTGATGTACTAAAAGATGGTGCAGCAGCATCAGTTTATGGTACAAGAGCAGCAGGTGGTGTAATTTTGATCACTACCAAAAGAGGTGAAGAAGGTAAATTGTCTGTAGATTTCTCAGCTTACGCAGGTATCCAGAACATTACTTCTAATACTCCACTAAACAATCACCAAGAGCAATTGTATGTAGATCATAATAGAATTGCTTCAGAAGGTGGTATGCAGAACTTATATCTTTTTAACCCTAACGCTGGTTACAATGATTCTGATTATGTAGGAGATGTTCAAAACAACAATGCAGTAATGCAATCTTACAACTTAGGTGTATCAGGTGGTTCTAAAAACTTGAAATTCAATGTTTCAACTAACTACTTCAACCAAGACGGTGTATTAATTAACTCAGGTTTTGAGCGTTTTACTACTCGTATGAATGGTGAGTATACACAAGGTAAATTTAAGGCGTTTGCTTCAGTAGGTATTACTGATGAGAAAAGACAACAAGAGCCTTGGGGATTATATGAATTAGCTATTGCTCAAAAACCTTGGGTGCCTTCACTTAGCCAAAACACTCCAGTAGGTGGTAACGGTCTAATTGTAGAGACAGAACAAGTGGAGAACTTCGGTTACTTGGCAACTCAATTATCAAATGAGAATAACACAGATGTAATGTCAACTAACTTAGCATTAGCTTTAGAATATGAAATCGTTAAAGGTTTAAAATATAAAGCAAGCTTTGGTAGAAATACTTATTCTTCAGAAAATGTATTCTTCCAACCTCAATTGCTAATTTATAGAGAAGACGGTTCTTTAGCAGCAGGTGCATCTCAAATGGAATCAAGAATGACTATTAATCAATATCTTTCTAATTCAACAACTTTTGAGAACATCTTAAGCTATAACAAATCTTTTGGTAAGCACAATTTAGGTGTAACTGCAGTATATTCTTTCGAGGAATATAACAATGAGACAAGAACAGTGATGACGGAAGGTTTACTAGACAACCAAACTAAAGTATTAAGCTCTGGTTCGGTAGCTTTCTTACCTCAACAATATTTGTCTACTAACACACTTGTTGGTAAATTATTAAGAGCTCAATATAACTACGATAACCGTTATCTAGTGTCGTTATCGGTAAGAAACGATGGCTCTTCAAACTTCTCTAAAGATAACAGATACGGTACATTCTATGGTGCTTCAGCAGGTTGGAATGTGAGTGAAGAACAATTCTTCAAAAACTCAGTATTGAACAACTTTATGACAGGATTAAAGGTTCGTGCTAGTTTCGGTGAAGTGGGTAACCAAAGCATCTCTCCTTACTCTTTCATGCCTAGAATCGAAAGTGGTGTAGACTATACATTCGGTATGGGACAAAACGAAAGATTAGCTACAGGTGCAGTATTCAGAAGATATGTAAATCCAGATTTGAAATGGGAAACTACAATTTCAAGAAACATTGGTGTTGATTTAGGTTTCTTCAACGATCGTTTAACAGTGTCTTATGACTACTATAACAATAACAAAGAAGACATGTTATTGGATCAAACAATTCCACCATCATTTGGTACATCTGTAACAGAGCCAGCAGGTGGTAATGCTACTCCATATACTTCAATTCTAGTAAATGCAGGTAACATGACAAACAAAGGTCATGAAGTAGCAATTGGTTATAAGCATCTTCACGAAAACGGATTCCAATGGGGAGTAACTTATACATTCTCAAGAAATGTGAACGAAGTAACAGACTTAAACGGTGTTGAAGGTTTTGCATTTAGAGGAGGTATACCAGTACAAACTAGAGCAGGTTTCCAAGATCATACTACTTTCTTGAAAGAAGGATATCCAGCAGGTTCTTTCTTCTTACTAGAGAGCCAAGGTGTAATCAAAAACGAAGAGCAACTTAAAGCTTATAACGAAAGCTTACCAGGTGTTCAAGCTGAATTGGGTGACATGATGTACCGTGATGTAAACGGTGATGGTGTAATTGATGATAACGATAGAGTGTATGCAGGTTCAGGTCAAGCGAAGTTTAACATGGGTATGGGTATTAATGCATCATACAAAAACTTTGATTTATTTGTTCAGATGTATTACTCACATGGTGCTATGATCTATAACGGATCTAATCTATATGCATATGGTATGGGTAGACATAAAGATATGCAGTATGCTTGGTCTCCTGCTAATCCTGATTCTAATATCGCAGCAGTAAGATCTAACTCGGAGCACCCGAACACTCGTTCTAGTTCAGATTTCTTCTTAGAAGATGGAACTTACTTACGTTTCAGAAACATTACTTTGGGTTACACTTTACCAAAGAAGTTATTTAACAATAAAGTTAATCAATTAAGATTCTATGTAACTGCTCAAAATCCATTTACAATTACTGGTTATAAAGGTTATGACCCAGAAGTTGGTGGAGACGGTCTATACATGAGAGGTGTAGATACAGGTAGTTACCCTATTACAAGAAGATTCTTGGGTGGTGTGAAGTTTAACTTTTAG
- a CDS encoding tetratricopeptide repeat protein, protein MTRHIFLFISCLFFLENPLFSKNTPLENENLTEKSEIISNKIKNKSIKSTQQLFEEAEKIKFVFPDSATSLYQYSISEAIKSKDSLQWIKSLTGLAYLYAHNGEFGNAYDGYWEALGIADEFNDDLSRVNIYNGLGWLYSFYERTELSYDYFNKAITILKVNKELPRFILIDNYFAIATTARKEGEYDMARNYLDSCKHVKQTTPELVDDNNNFINAEYGYILYGEEEYEEALKVLLPLDTFFTTKQHSYLVIYHYFLGNVYKQLNDYKKSEKYYESAIFAGIKHKSHSDRIPLIYEAYAFVLQKNNKLKEAYKMLKISKDLNEKQYGSRQISNKKFLEIKDQFRKKQQQQKELLQKQELARLQQESKINYLRNIIFYVTIGGLVLVVFFVYRNLRNKFKAKQMIFIETQRLEEEKIQEVLEIKNKELTSSVLQIIQHEETLAEIKKELMEQKKKPDANQLGKLAKKINLNTNNNWKEFEARFVEVNKNFYQELNQRFPNLTQGDQKICALIKLNFDSKGMSKLLGISTESVHTTRYRLRKKLGLSRQDNLEEFISLIG, encoded by the coding sequence ATGACTAGACATATCTTTCTCTTTATTTCTTGTTTATTTTTTTTAGAAAATCCACTTTTTTCAAAAAATACCCCCCTAGAAAATGAAAATTTAACTGAAAAAAGTGAAATAATTTCAAATAAAATAAAAAATAAAAGCATAAAAAGTACTCAGCAACTCTTTGAAGAAGCTGAAAAAATTAAGTTTGTTTTTCCAGATAGTGCTACTTCACTTTATCAGTATTCCATTTCCGAAGCCATTAAAAGTAAAGACAGTCTTCAATGGATTAAATCGTTAACGGGGTTGGCCTATTTATATGCACATAATGGAGAATTTGGAAATGCATATGATGGCTATTGGGAAGCTTTAGGTATAGCAGATGAATTTAATGATGATCTATCTCGAGTAAACATCTATAATGGACTGGGTTGGTTATATAGTTTTTATGAAAGAACCGAATTATCGTACGATTACTTTAATAAAGCAATTACTATTCTAAAGGTTAATAAAGAATTACCTCGATTTATTCTAATTGATAATTACTTTGCCATTGCTACCACTGCAAGAAAAGAAGGTGAATACGATATGGCAAGAAACTATTTAGATAGTTGTAAACATGTTAAACAAACCACTCCAGAGTTAGTAGATGATAATAATAACTTTATTAATGCAGAATATGGTTACATTCTTTATGGAGAAGAAGAATATGAGGAAGCTTTAAAGGTATTATTACCTCTAGATACTTTCTTCACTACCAAACAACATAGTTATCTTGTGATTTATCACTATTTCTTGGGTAATGTATACAAGCAACTTAATGATTATAAAAAGAGCGAAAAATATTATGAAAGTGCCATTTTTGCCGGAATCAAACATAAATCTCACTCTGATAGGATACCTCTAATTTATGAAGCTTATGCATTTGTTCTTCAAAAGAACAATAAACTAAAGGAGGCGTACAAAATGCTGAAAATCTCTAAAGATTTAAACGAAAAGCAATATGGTAGCCGACAAATAAGCAACAAAAAATTCCTTGAGATTAAGGATCAATTCAGAAAGAAGCAGCAACAGCAGAAAGAATTACTTCAAAAACAAGAGTTAGCTCGTTTACAACAAGAAAGTAAGATCAACTACCTGAGAAACATTATTTTCTATGTGACTATTGGTGGATTGGTATTAGTCGTGTTCTTTGTCTATCGAAATTTAAGGAATAAGTTTAAAGCTAAACAAATGATCTTTATTGAGACACAAAGATTAGAAGAGGAAAAGATTCAAGAGGTTTTAGAGATCAAAAATAAAGAACTTACTTCTTCGGTTCTTCAGATTATACAGCATGAGGAAACTTTAGCTGAAATTAAAAAGGAACTGATGGAACAAAAGAAAAAGCCTGACGCCAATCAATTGGGTAAATTGGCGAAGAAAATCAACTTAAACACCAATAACAACTGGAAGGAGTTCGAAGCTCGTTTTGTAGAAGTAAATAAGAACTTTTATCAAGAATTGAATCAACGCTTCCCTAACCTTACTCAAGGTGACCAAAAAATATGTGCATTAATCAAATTAAACTTTGATAGTAAAGGGATGTCGAAATTACTTGGAATATCCACAGAATCAGTACATACTACTCGATATAGATTAAGAAAGAAGCTTGGTTTATCTAGACAAGATAACCTTGAAGAGTTTATTTCTCTTATTGGATAG